The genomic interval GGAATATATGGATTATTTAACAGAGCTTGGGGAAGAACCAGAAAAGCTATTGAATAGCTTACTAGCAAATTTATCGGAAGATTTAGATGATCGATTAAAAGCATTTGAACTAATAGAAGCTTTACAGCAATTAGATCCAGAAAAGAAGCCTCGGGTAATTCTCTTTTTTGCGACACCATTTTTGCCATCCAATACATTACAAGAGGATGAAAAGTCTGTTTATCTAAAAGAAGCTTTGAGAGAAGTATTACAGGAGGCGGAAGAGGAGTACAAGGAGGTATTTCCGTTAAGAGGATATTTCCCTTATTTATGTGATGGGAGCTTCTTAGCTTTTCATGGCAATCAAGCCGAGATTGAAACAGTGAAAGCAAATTTTCCAGGCATGAATGCATTATTTCCATTAGATCTTGAAAAAATGAGTAGTCTTAATATTCCTGCGTTAAATATTGGAGTCTATGGAAAAGGTGGGCATAAATGGACGGAAAGAGTGTATAAACCCTATACTTTTCAAACACTACCGTTACTTATTAGAAAGGTTACAGAGAGATTGCTTACCCTTTAAATAATAAAAAAGGCATCTTTCCCTTATTGGGTAAAGATGCCTTTATGCTATGGTTAATTGCACCAGACCTATATTAAAAAAAGAAATGAAGAATATAGTAACAAATGGCAGCGATACTTGCTGAAATTGGTAATGTGATTACCCAAGTAATAACCATTCTTTGTGCAGTTCCCCATTTAACCCCTTTTAAACGGTGGGATGAACCAACACCAAGAATAGAAGAAGAAATAACATGGGTTGTACTAACTGGCAGGTGGATTAAGGTAGATCCAAAAATGATCATTGCTCCTGTTATATCAGCAGCCACTCCATTTACTGGACGAATCTTCATAATATTGCCACCGACTGTTTTTATAATTCTCCATCCACCAACAGATGTTCCAAGTCCCATTGCTGTAGCACAAGCAAACTGCACCCAAAATGGCACATCGCCTGTGGAAACATAATTATTAGCTAATAATGCCATGGTGATAATCCCCATGGCTTTTTGAGCATCATTTGTACCATGTGTAAAGGATTGCAATGCGGCCGTAAATATTTGAAAATAACGGAATCGCCTATTTGTTTTTGTTAAATTTAAATCCCTAAAGAAGAATTTAAAGATGGAGTAAATGATAAATCCAACGATAAAGGCAAGGATTGGTGAAATAATCAATGCCTGAATAATCTTAATAAAGCCATTGTAATTAAGAGATGCAAAACCGGAAGAAGCTATGGCTGCCCCAGCGATTGATCCAATAATTGCATGGGATGAACTACTTGGTATCCCGAAATACCATGTAACTAAATTCCAGATAATAGCGGAAATCAATGCAGCAAGGATAACGAGAGAACCATTTGTTAATTCAAAAGGATCTACGATACCCTTTGTAATTGTCTTTGCAACACCAGTAAAAGTCATGGCACCAACAAAGTTCATACATGCTGCCATAATAATTGCGTGCTTTGGCTTTAACGCTTTCGTCGATACTGCAGTAGCAATAGCATTAGCTGTATCATGAAAGCCGTTGATAAAATCAAATGCTAATGCAAAGACAACGATTAATATAGTAAGTATTAGTAATGTATTCATTGGAAAAAGGCTCCTTACGCGTTCTTCATAATAATACTTTCAAGTGTGTTTGCAACACTTTGACAGTAGTCTGCAATATCCTCAAGATTTTCGTACACTTCTTTATATTGGATAATGCGAATAGGATCTTTTTCTACGGAGAATAAGTTTTTAATAGATTGACGTAAAATACCATCACATTTTGATTCATGGTCTTTAATTCTAATCGCGTATTCTCTAATTTTAGGTAATTTTTTTGTTGTAAGCAGATCTACTGCTTTATCAATTTCCACTGCACAATTCTTGATTTCTTCCACAAAGCGAAGCATATATTCATCAGCGCTAATAATATTGTACATTTCAAATAGTGCTGCTGTGTGTTCTAAACCATCCAATACATCATCCATACTCATCGTTAGAGCAAGAATGTCTTCTCTTTCAATCGGTGTAATAAAGGCTTTATTTAATTCAGTGATTACTTCATGAACATATGTATCACCTTTAGTTTCGATTTCTTTCATTGTTTCAGAAAAAGTTTTTAAATCGCTAACGTTTGTTAATTTATAGTCAGCAAAAAAGTCTGCTCCTTCTTTTAAATTTGAAGCGATATTTTTTAACATAACAGCAAACTTATCTTGTTTTTTAAAAACCATTGCGGTTACCTCCATTAATATATAACAAATTATGACTAAGCCTTACATATTTTATAGGAAACTTGTCGAATAGCCTAGTATTTTTTTAATAAATTTACAAAATCTTAATATTTGATTTACGAAATTTTAAGGAAATAACCTTACATATTTACAAAGTTTATATTTATTTAACATTTTTTCTCTGTTTAGAATGGAATGAAATAGTTGAATTTCTTCCTTTTACTCGTTGCTATCCAACAGTGTCCAAATTATTATTCCAGAATATAGTAATAACATAATGTCCTAGAAAGGAGGAGATACAGTGTTAATGGATGACAAGATTCTTATTCGAAAAACACTAGAGACGGAATTAACTTATGTGAGAAAAACAGAAAAAGATCCTACTAATAGTCCCTTTATATTACAATGGTCATTACAGGAACATAAAAAGGCACTCACTGATAACCCTAATATCTTGCATTTACTTGTTGTCGAAAGATCATCGAATAAACCAGTTGGGTATGTCCTAATAAATGGATTGGAAGATGAAAATGATAGCTTGGAAATAAAGAGAATCGCATTTTCGGAAAAAGGAAAAGGATATGGAAGAAAAATGCTCCAATTAATTAAAAAATGGGCTTTTACTGAAAAGAAAGCAAATCGGCTATGGCTTGAAGTAGTAGATCATAACGAACGTGCAAAATCTCTTTATGAATCAGAAGGATTTAAGGTAGAGGGATTGCAGCGAGAAGCGATAAAAATAAATAATAATTATCAATCCATCTATATGATGTCTTTATTAAGTCGAGAATATCATTGCAGTGAATGAATATTTAACAAATAATGGATGTAATATAAAGGAAGAAAAAGGTGAAAAAGTGGAGAAACAAGTAGTCCTAATAACAGGAGCAAACAGTGGATTTGGACAATTAATGGCGCTAGAATTTGCCAAAGAAGGTTATATGGTTATAGCATCAATGAGAGATAAGAATAAAAGTAAACAATTATTCGATACCGCAACAAAAATGGGGGTAATATCCAATATTAATATCATCTCTTTGGATATTACTTCTGCCCAATCTATAGAAAGCTTAAAAATAATTTTGCAGAAAATTGGACAAGTTGATTTATTAATAAATAATGCTGGTTATGCAGGAGCTGGTTTTTCTGAGGAAATTCCAATTGAAGAATATCAGCTGCAAATGGATACGAATTTTTTTGGAGCGATTCGAGTTACTCAATGTGTGCTTCCATTTATGCGAGAGCAAGGAAAAGGGATGATTATTAATATGAGTAGTATAAGTGGAGAAATTGGGTTTCCAGGTTTATCTCCATATGTTTCCTCTAAGTTTGCATTAGAAGGATGGAGTGAGGCTATAAGATTAGAGTTGGCTCCTTTTTCTATTCCAGTAATCCTTGTGGAACCTGGTTCTTTTCAAACTAATATTTGGACAACAGGGAAGAAGGTAACTATAAAATCTACCATGTCTTCGTCTCCGTATTTTTCATACATGGAACAATTGGATACATATTTACAAAGAAATAGAAAAAAGGATGGAAAACCCATCGATGTGGCTAAAAAAGTAGTTACAATCGCGCAAACAAAGCATCCAAAATTGCGCTATGTAATTGGGAAAGGAACGAGAAGTACAATCCTATTAAAGAATATATTACCATGGAAATGGTGGGAGAAAATCGTTCTATTTATCTTAAAGTAAAAATATAGTAAGAAGTAGTCATTTAATTTACAGAGCAAAGCATAAATCAAATTTATAGAGAAGTATTCAAATAAGTGTTATTATATGGATAATTCTGATTTTGGAGGTGTTTTGTTTGGTCAATAGCATCGAACATAAAGTGAAGCTACATAATGGAGTAGAGATACCTCAATTAGGTATTGGAGTCTTTAAAGTAGAAGATGGAGATACGGTTATTCATACTGTAAAAACTGCTTTGGATCTTGGTTATCGTTCTATTGATACTGCCGCCATTTATAAGAATGAAGAAGGGGTGGGTAAAGCAATAAAAGAAAGCGCTGTCTCTAGAGAATCGCTGTTTATTACCACAAAAGTTTGGAATGAAGAGCAAGGATATGATTCCACTCTACGTGCATTTGAAACAAGTTTAAAGAAGTTAGATTTAGATTATCTAGATTTATATTTAATTCATTGGCCAGGGAAAGATAAATACGTAGAAACGTGGAAAGCATTTGAAAGGCTGTATGACGAAGGAGTCGTTAAGGCAATTGGTGTAAGTAATTTTCAGGAACATCATTTAGATCATTTACTTGCAAGTGCAAAGGAGAAGCCAACTGTTAATCAGATTGAACTCCATCCACGACTATCTCAAGAGAAATTAAGAGAGTACTGTCAGAAAAAAGATATAAAAATTGAAGCTTGGTCACCAATTGCAAAAGGTCGCTTAATAAATGAACCAACTCTTAACTATATTGCAAAAAAACACGACAAGACACCAGTTCAAGTTATTTTGCGCTGGCATCTGCAAAATGGACATATAATTATTCCAAAATCCATTCATCCGGAAAGAATAAAAGAAAATGCAGAGATATTTGATTTTCAACTTAGCTTAGTAGAAATGGATCAAATAGATCGATTAAATATGAATGAAAGACTTGGAAGTAATCCAGATGAAGTGATATTTTGATTTCTTGCCCCTTATGTTAAATAAATATGAAGAAAAAATCTATGCCCAATTAGGAAGGGTGTAGATTTTTTTTGAATAATTATCGAAATCTTCCTAACTCAATGAATGTTT from Niallia sp. FSL W8-0635 carries:
- a CDS encoding inorganic phosphate transporter, translating into MNTLLILTILIVVFALAFDFINGFHDTANAIATAVSTKALKPKHAIIMAACMNFVGAMTFTGVAKTITKGIVDPFELTNGSLVILAALISAIIWNLVTWYFGIPSSSSHAIIGSIAGAAIASSGFASLNYNGFIKIIQALIISPILAFIVGFIIYSIFKFFFRDLNLTKTNRRFRYFQIFTAALQSFTHGTNDAQKAMGIITMALLANNYVSTGDVPFWVQFACATAMGLGTSVGGWRIIKTVGGNIMKIRPVNGVAADITGAMIIFGSTLIHLPVSTTHVISSSILGVGSSHRLKGVKWGTAQRMVITWVITLPISASIAAICYYILHFFF
- a CDS encoding SDR family oxidoreductase → MEKQVVLITGANSGFGQLMALEFAKEGYMVIASMRDKNKSKQLFDTATKMGVISNINIISLDITSAQSIESLKIILQKIGQVDLLINNAGYAGAGFSEEIPIEEYQLQMDTNFFGAIRVTQCVLPFMREQGKGMIINMSSISGEIGFPGLSPYVSSKFALEGWSEAIRLELAPFSIPVILVEPGSFQTNIWTTGKKVTIKSTMSSSPYFSYMEQLDTYLQRNRKKDGKPIDVAKKVVTIAQTKHPKLRYVIGKGTRSTILLKNILPWKWWEKIVLFILK
- a CDS encoding DUF47 domain-containing protein; this encodes MVFKKQDKFAVMLKNIASNLKEGADFFADYKLTNVSDLKTFSETMKEIETKGDTYVHEVITELNKAFITPIEREDILALTMSMDDVLDGLEHTAALFEMYNIISADEYMLRFVEEIKNCAVEIDKAVDLLTTKKLPKIREYAIRIKDHESKCDGILRQSIKNLFSVEKDPIRIIQYKEVYENLEDIADYCQSVANTLESIIMKNA
- a CDS encoding aldo/keto reductase, with product MVNSIEHKVKLHNGVEIPQLGIGVFKVEDGDTVIHTVKTALDLGYRSIDTAAIYKNEEGVGKAIKESAVSRESLFITTKVWNEEQGYDSTLRAFETSLKKLDLDYLDLYLIHWPGKDKYVETWKAFERLYDEGVVKAIGVSNFQEHHLDHLLASAKEKPTVNQIELHPRLSQEKLREYCQKKDIKIEAWSPIAKGRLINEPTLNYIAKKHDKTPVQVILRWHLQNGHIIIPKSIHPERIKENAEIFDFQLSLVEMDQIDRLNMNERLGSNPDEVIF
- a CDS encoding GNAT family N-acetyltransferase translates to MDDKILIRKTLETELTYVRKTEKDPTNSPFILQWSLQEHKKALTDNPNILHLLVVERSSNKPVGYVLINGLEDENDSLEIKRIAFSEKGKGYGRKMLQLIKKWAFTEKKANRLWLEVVDHNERAKSLYESEGFKVEGLQREAIKINNNYQSIYMMSLLSREYHCSE